The window GATCTTGCACCCTCATAATCCTTCTGAAGATCATCTCCGATATGTAAAGCTTCATTTGGCTCCACAGGCTGCTTACAAAGCTTCAAAGcatattcaaatattcttttatcTGGTTTGCTGAAGCCGCTTTTGtatgatgttaaaataaattcaaaaacatcaTGTAAATTAAGGTTTTTCAGAATGTCATCTAGACGGGGATCAAAGTTTGATATGATCCCAACAGACACACCTTGTTTACGCAGCGAGCATATGATGTTATCTCCGCCGTCGGCTATGCACCAGCACCTCTTGGTTTTGAACTCATTAATGAGAGTGTCTGCTAGAGTAGCCACATCGGCGCTCGCTGGAAGGTGATCTTTCAGCGTTAGTTTCACAAGCTGCCTCCACCACCCTTCCCAGGTTATAGTGTCCTTACCGAAGTTTGGATGTTTTTCCCACATCAATTTAAAACTGTCCTTCATTTTTGTTTTGACGTCATCTGGCGATCCTTTGAACCCATGGTCACGGGCCACGATAGTGTAAAAGTGCCAGGGCGGTATCCTGAACTTCAGCAAAGTATTTGTAGCATCAAAAGTTACTAGCTTTATGCCTTGCAAACTCATCTTCGTCCTATTTCTTCACATAATTAGATTTCACTAGAAGAATTAACGAATTCTTCTTTGTGCGACCATGaaacgaaaagaaaaaaataaaataaaaaagagaaattAGAACTAAACTACCGAtgaaatgtaaaagaaaatcacaaagaaaaacaaattctatgaagaagaaatctaaaaaaatattactgtcaTTATGTTCATTCTCCCATATTATCATTTGTAGCATGTAAATCTCCTTCTTTTTCACACACTAATTCTGTATGTCAGTAACTTCTTGCAAACTATTTCTTCAATGCTAGAAATCACAACAAATGAAtgttcttatatttataatctgtatataTTTGCAGgtaatacctatttttaatctgtaagaatttaattaatttgaaccaATCAGAAGCACCGTGATCAGAATACAAACGTAGCCCGTCAAATaatgtcaaattaatattattttgacattcAGGAGTTCGATTTGATAAAATTTGCGATTGGTTTGCATCTTAAATGCGAAATTGTCTCTGTTCTGTAGTGAAAAGTTTAACGAAACAACaagaaattaaattctaaacatGGTGTACGTTAAAGGAGGTAAgagtttgtgtaaatatttatttattgatatcacTAGTTATACTTGGGACACGTCAGTATTCACcgtaacataattaatatatgtaaCACATTTTTAACGCGTTGAATTGTTATCATCACATCCTATTAACCTCATTTAAACAGAGAAATAATCTTACTTGTGTGCGAAATACATAAGGCTTGAAATTTTAACATAGAGACTCTTGGAATGTTCTGGAGttcttggaatattttattagatgttgGCGGAGTTATTATttaggaaattttattttatttatttaacttacttCTCCATTTATCACCGTTTGGTTTTGCCAAAAAACTTCTCACACTAGGCTAAGCCTGTCAATTATGCATATAGTTAACtacatgtttataaattgtattaaatgataatatgtacttataattattgtaggCACACTAATGTTACGTAGAGTCAATAACAAGTCAAGGGTGATGACAATTTAAGGATGaaaatgaatttgaattaattgtacATTGTtccaaaaacactttttttgtATCTTAGTTTATGAGGACTTCCACTAATTATACAAATGcatagtatttatattgttacttGCATTAGCTTTTGGCTTCACCCCTACAAAAGAGTTCTTCTGGGATATATAAAATTGCAACTTTCCTTTAGATCCCAAACTATCTctgtaaaaaatgaaacacaatttgtgtaattttaaaaccTGCCACATTATGTCTCTGTTGGCAGTTAAGTCAAAACCCTTTTCTTTATGTTTAAGTTGTTCCTTCTGAAATACAATTAATACCAAACTAGTTTATCCGAATATCAGTGCGTTATTTTGCAACTCTCCTACAAACTCCGTAAggaaatttgatataaattaatttggtagtttttgagttcatgtTCTCGAGAGATAGGTAAATATTACAGGgaaattattgtttcattttcaAGGATATCTATGTTATTAATTTGCCAGATAACATCTCAGATTTCATTGATACTAAATCAATTAAATGTGTAAATGTTCTTGGagattaactcttggtctctcgtggctcgccggcgagtcaagacagctacatgacatttgcgtgtgtcacgggattataaccttatatactacataatatatactacataataaggttatttttccgtaacACGcctagctgtcaatgtttgccggcaaacattcagctacctcacgggttaatgCCCCAATAGAAAACACAAAAGTACTTATTTCACAATTCTGCACTGTAGCTTCCACATTGGTATAACATTTGTTTGAGCTTGTTAATATGTAGTCACCTATTAGAAGGGGGTAAGTagtatgaatattgttttatgtctGTGTGTGTAATGTGTGTAGTAAGCTAACAACAtcataaatcttatttttggAACTTGAACTTATATAAAAGTCGGTCTGTGCTATGAAATTGGAGATAgtttcacttttatttataaaattatatgtatatataaaagatattataattatgtattatatttgtttatcacGGTTTAAAGCTGTGCTCAAGAAATATATGAAACAAAAGTAACTTAATTTGTGTTGCAGACCGACTCATGTAATTTAGTTTACCTTAGCTCTTGTAGCTGagaaaaaatacatagtttgCGGTCTGCCCACCTACAATTAGCTTATTTTAGTTCTTGATCAGCAGCCTACAGTCCTTTTGTAGTAGTATTAGCTTAACAACAATATTTACCagtgtaataaaacaataaatagcaCAGTTGTTTGAACTTGTTTGTATAGAAAACATCTGTGACTTTTCATTGTGcaaataatagcaataaaactaaaactaatgACATTGATAACCTTAGCAGCTGTTTATAGATGATGTCTTTCTTATTATTCACAATCTTAACCTTTTCATTGTCCTTCTGTTTTACATCTTCAGCATATTGTTGATGCAATAAAGCTTATTTGCTATATTCCGTAAGCCcatatatgaaaatgtattatagAATAATCTTGATTTCTCATCTATGTAATatgtaagtttaaatttaacTCTGCCAATCAATTCCTAGACATAGTAATCACACTAAcagcaaataataagtttgtaatagaaaattttcttttttagttatttaaatacatatttatggtcttcacattttttttcttatattatgtagattatttttttttcatgtatcatgattctaggtcaattGGATGTACAACATAGCTTTGACTTCCTTGTAAAATAGCAACATATGCATCATAAACGGTCTTATCTTTTGATCGCTTTGATTTACAAGAAAGATTTTTTCATAGCTGGAAGAGACCATTGTCTCAAGTATAAGATATTAAATTCCAACTTGATGGCTCGATGCGTTTCTGAAATAAAGGAGTGTGATAGACATACAGACTGACACAGGGACGAAGTTATTCTACCGCAGTTCCTTTTGAGCTATGGAGCTATAAAAACAACTAGACATACTCAATATAaggtgtattttataatttaatgttaatacattttttgtacaatatttattacagatgGCACTGTGGTTGAGCGGAGTCCGTTCAGTCTTTTTGGCTGGTTTTGGGGAGCAGTGGACTTTGTGTATCTCCTGTGAGTATCTCTTCTGACATCATATGAAAACCTctaatagttattaaatatttttaaatttttagtattattgttttttttcgttaatttatgtggattttctccgcacttttacggtgatgtgcgtgtattagcttatataattaatcagactttgtatagaaaagacttattcaaaaaaatatatttaataataatattataaaagaatgtacatttgatgacaaaaaataaagcccggagtttctttctgcctttcttctttgGGTAGTCAttgcttaggtagttagtgaaaggctggtaggttagctaggttagggcttttattgtcttcaccggtgaggatcgcgacgcgtttctcccttattgcttatttaaaaatacatatatacatcatttaatttcttcttccctgccagcccgagctggctctttgtttactaagtatatttttcatttattttattttcaatataaattgtctttgcttaagctaaattaatttaattaagtactagttaaatattctcatgtaccttgacttatcataagtgcaactatattcgcctacgtgatgaataaagcatttttttttaatttttttttttaatattaaactttactCTGCCTGTGTGAAAGAACTTTCTAGAATACTAAACTTGTGTACTTGTAGGACTTGTTAATCCATGCACAAAATGTCATCCAAATCCAATCTGTGAATTACAAATTTCTTAACTagcttttatttgtaatttaattatatatttacgattttatatattttcgagggtttatattttatatgtattctaGGGTCAATGGACAGTACAGTATTGTAAAATTGCAAAACCAGCACCATAAACGGTGATATCTTTTGATAAAGTAGATTTACAAGTTTGaatttttcacagctgaaagaggTCGAATactcgagtatttgatataaattttaactatatACCTCTATGCGTTTTCTAGAGGGTTTAAAAAGTCTCTAAAAAGTGGAATAACTTAGAAAACTTTGAAACTAACTATGGCGTGCTGTTTGTAAGATATTCACAAAAGGTATTCGGTTTTGTTTTGGTTTGGAACAATGTTCCTTCCATTTTTGCCAATGTAGTTACTTGACATGAGATTTAACGTCTTATGTCTGCACGTGGACGCTCCACTTTAGCACTTCGTGATTTTAAGTCCTAGTTGATATTTGCTATGTTTTAGTCCAGTTGTCGCATCAGGCGAGCTGGTCTcatattgttatacaataatatgtgttgggaaaatatttgttattaatatgtgTATTTATCCATCAGGTTTATGACTCTAGTGAATCCGAGCTACAACAAGCATGGAGATAAGTACGTGAGGGACTTCCGGCCTCCGGGCAGTGGGTGAGTATTCATTACATTTTCAAATGTTGTAGTTGCTtaacatgtatatttttattatgtatttgtaatattccCGAATGTGCTTATAGGGTAACATGCTAttactaaaaacaaataatatgtatatctaCAATTGTATATAGTTTCTCCACCTCGAGCGTACCTACAGACACACAACTACACCCTCACATATCACCACATCCATAGCGTATATGTAActccaaaaaaattttttttcttttttgcttattcgtcatttttttaattgctaaGTCTTTCATGTTGTCTTGTCACTACTTGTTAACTCATTTATTGTTTGTATCGCATTAATGCATAGCAGATATTCTAATAAGATTTCCGTTTTCCCATTTCAGACCACCGAAACCGCCTTCGCGCAAGTTCGGAGGCTTCGGTCCGT of the Manduca sexta isolate Smith_Timp_Sample1 chromosome 27, JHU_Msex_v1.0, whole genome shotgun sequence genome contains:
- the LOC115441425 gene encoding selenoprotein K, whose protein sequence is MVYVKGDGTVVERSPFSLFGWFWGAVDFVYLLFMTLVNPSYNKHGDKYVRDFRPPGSGPPKPPSRKFGGFGPSGSGPSPPPMGGGCGCG
- the LOC115441424 gene encoding haloacid dehalogenase-like hydrolase domain-containing protein 3; this encodes MSLQGIKLVTFDATNTLLKFRIPPWHFYTIVARDHGFKGSPDDVKTKMKDSFKLMWEKHPNFGKDTITWEGWWRQLVKLTLKDHLPASADVATLADTLINEFKTKRCWCIADGGDNIICSLRKQGVSVGIISNFDPRLDDILKNLNLHDVFEFILTSYKSGFSKPDKRIFEYALKLCKQPVEPNEALHIGDDLQKDYEGARSAGWHALLVTTNLPEKPPAKDHVFNNLEQLSLAIEQKNLKL